In Candidatus Defluviibacterium haderslevense, the following are encoded in one genomic region:
- a CDS encoding GH92 family glycosyl hydrolase, with product MKRNFSLIFLWVLVGATTFGQYVQLVNPFIGTGGHGHTFPGPTTPFGMVQLGPDTRLEGWDGCSGYHYSDSIIYGFSHTHLSGTGIPDYCDVLIMPSSGDPTFVNLGVSGNGYASTFSKSKENASPGLYQVELNKYQIQAKLTTTPRTGLHEYTFPKGTHPWIIIDLKHRDKLIQGGFTIDKSNEISGYRISNSWAKEQHIYFNLITSMPFYKVQYSADSMQLICFFERPTDGKIVLQCAISPVDMEGAKKNLNAEHMHFNFKKAYEANVKTWESMLSRIRIQDEQQLTKKRIFYTALYHTLMHPNIYQDVDGRFRGMDKKIHQGDLKKPRYTVFSLWDTYRAAHPLYELIYPEYNQLFVETFLEQFKECGRLPVWELAGNETYCMIGNHSIPVIVNAYLNHPKKYSKHLITTAIQKTLNQNFSGLEFFNKQGFISSEESSESVSKTIENSLDYYAASLMNPVDLNLKRAAYYYKNLFNPDNGFFQAKLNQKFITPFAPNEVNQHYTEANAWHYMFGAHHDIEGIKQLLSHQRMNSSEKNTASLENKLDELFRSSSEMSGRVQSDITGLIGQYAHGNEPSHHVGYLYNYCGRYDKTQDILQHIMDSFYLDAPDGLCGNEDCGQMSAWYVFSALGFYPVNPINGSYDKGIPQFGSARIVVPGQKEIKVKVNIKGENERFKAIQINGSSVKSPFDIKPGDQLEFLTTDQMDKVDHISIISKQNSFMILPYVQSGDRVFTDSTVVSLAHINQVPIEYCLGHPNDIVIKYNQPLVFKNNTTLFFRLQQVDHTKPNGAWLKAVFDKRPSGLSIHLNTLYASQYSAGGVKALHDGLSGSLDFRDGFWQGYWGKDLHVDIVLDSISPVQEINLRCLQDQNSWIALPKEVKFYYSLDGKEYKWLADVHHDIPLKTEDPLDYTFKAYDIPRTKYLRLEAINYGQLPSWHIGAGGDTWIFADEIQVKLKQ from the coding sequence ATGAAGCGAAATTTTAGTCTAATTTTTTTGTGGGTATTGGTAGGTGCTACCACTTTTGGTCAGTATGTACAATTGGTCAATCCGTTTATTGGAACTGGAGGTCATGGACATACGTTTCCGGGCCCAACAACGCCCTTTGGAATGGTACAATTGGGACCCGACACCAGACTGGAAGGATGGGACGGGTGTTCCGGATACCATTATTCCGATAGTATCATTTATGGCTTTAGTCATACCCATTTATCCGGTACGGGAATTCCAGATTATTGTGATGTATTGATCATGCCTTCATCCGGAGATCCGACATTTGTCAATCTTGGAGTTTCAGGAAATGGTTATGCTTCGACTTTTAGCAAATCAAAAGAAAACGCTTCACCAGGATTATATCAAGTTGAATTAAATAAATATCAGATTCAAGCTAAACTTACAACCACTCCTAGAACTGGTTTACATGAATATACTTTTCCAAAAGGTACACATCCGTGGATTATTATAGATTTAAAACATCGCGACAAACTGATTCAAGGAGGATTCACCATAGATAAATCCAATGAAATAAGTGGTTATCGCATCTCGAATTCATGGGCTAAAGAACAACATATCTATTTTAATTTGATTACTTCCATGCCTTTTTATAAAGTACAATATAGTGCAGATTCTATGCAGTTGATTTGTTTTTTTGAAAGGCCCACAGATGGAAAAATTGTACTTCAATGTGCTATTTCTCCTGTTGACATGGAAGGGGCAAAAAAGAATTTAAATGCTGAACATATGCATTTTAATTTTAAGAAAGCGTATGAAGCAAATGTTAAAACATGGGAATCGATGTTGTCAAGAATTCGAATTCAAGATGAGCAACAATTGACGAAGAAAAGAATTTTTTATACGGCTTTATACCATACTTTAATGCACCCAAATATATACCAAGATGTGGATGGAAGATTTCGTGGTATGGATAAAAAAATTCATCAGGGAGATCTAAAAAAACCTAGGTACACCGTATTCTCCTTATGGGACACGTACAGAGCCGCACATCCACTTTATGAACTCATCTATCCTGAATACAATCAGCTTTTTGTTGAAACTTTCTTAGAGCAATTCAAAGAATGTGGTCGTTTACCGGTGTGGGAATTAGCTGGAAATGAAACCTACTGTATGATTGGAAATCATTCCATACCTGTGATCGTAAATGCTTATTTAAATCATCCAAAAAAGTATTCTAAACATTTAATAACAACGGCTATTCAAAAGACTTTAAATCAAAATTTTTCTGGTTTAGAATTTTTTAATAAACAGGGATTTATTTCATCAGAAGAAAGTAGTGAATCCGTTTCTAAAACAATAGAAAATAGTCTTGATTATTATGCTGCAAGTCTGATGAATCCGGTAGACCTTAATTTAAAAAGGGCTGCATATTATTATAAAAATTTGTTTAATCCTGACAATGGCTTTTTTCAGGCAAAATTGAATCAGAAATTTATTACACCATTTGCTCCGAATGAAGTCAATCAACATTATACGGAAGCGAATGCATGGCATTATATGTTTGGAGCACATCATGATATAGAAGGAATAAAACAATTGTTGTCTCATCAACGGATGAATAGTTCAGAAAAAAATACTGCTTCACTTGAAAATAAATTGGATGAATTATTCCGTTCCAGTTCTGAAATGAGCGGAAGAGTACAATCAGATATTACTGGCCTCATCGGACAGTATGCCCATGGTAATGAACCCAGTCATCATGTGGGATATCTTTATAATTATTGTGGGCGATATGATAAAACGCAGGATATCCTCCAACATATTATGGATTCATTTTATTTGGATGCGCCAGATGGATTGTGTGGAAATGAAGATTGTGGACAGATGTCAGCCTGGTATGTTTTTAGTGCTTTGGGATTCTATCCCGTTAATCCAATAAATGGGTCATACGATAAAGGTATTCCTCAATTTGGTTCTGCAAGAATTGTAGTTCCAGGACAAAAAGAAATAAAAGTGAAAGTCAACATAAAGGGTGAAAATGAGCGTTTTAAAGCTATCCAAATAAATGGATCTTCAGTCAAGTCTCCTTTTGACATTAAGCCCGGAGATCAATTGGAATTCTTAACTACTGATCAGATGGATAAAGTAGATCATATTTCGATAATCAGCAAGCAAAATAGTTTCATGATTTTGCCTTACGTACAAAGTGGTGACAGGGTTTTTACTGATAGTACTGTAGTCAGCTTGGCACATATAAATCAAGTGCCTATCGAGTATTGTTTGGGGCACCCCAATGATATTGTCATTAAATATAATCAGCCACTAGTATTTAAGAACAATACAACATTGTTTTTCAGACTTCAACAGGTAGACCACACTAAACCAAATGGAGCATGGTTAAAAGCAGTATTTGATAAAAGGCCTTCAGGATTAAGTATTCATTTGAATACACTGTATGCATCTCAATATAGTGCAGGAGGAGTTAAAGCATTACATGATGGACTTTCAGGGAGTCTGGATTTTAGGGATGGTTTTTGGCAAGGGTATTGGGGCAAAGATCTTCATGTAGATATTGTATTAGATTCCATTAGCCCGGTTCAAGAAATAAATCTGCGATGTCTTCAAGATCAAAATTCCTGGATAGCATTGCCTAAGGAGGTCAAATTTTATTATTCTTTGGACGGCAAGGAATACAAATGGTTGGCTGATGTCCATCATGATATTCCATTAAAAACTGAAGACCCACTTGATTATACATTTAAAGCCTATGATATTCCACGAACTAAGTATCTTCGTTTGGAAGCAATAAATTATGGCCAGCTTCCTTCATGGCACATCGGAGCAGGAGGCGATACATGGATCTTTGCCGATGAAATTCAAGTAAAACTAAAACAATGA
- a CDS encoding lysophospholipid acyltransferase family protein: MIAYWFFLIFIQLFRWIPFPVLYIISDGLRWILQHVVKYRLSVIHKNLNASFPNVSADIKKQWIKGIYLNLTDIMLESIKGLSMTKDEILKRSLFLNTDFVKTLLASKQSVIATAGHYGNWEWGIFGFGYNFPNQSIGIYKKVNNVRINDYLNKLRSKGSIMLIPTSETRLIKEEIPKGKLIIMMSDQNPSNIKDAIWVHFLNQDTACVHGMEKYALNHQLPIVFVDIQRVKRGYYELTFSPLIEDPSQHKPGEITQIYMSRLETIIRTNPPDWLWTHKRWKHQIKESILQV, translated from the coding sequence ATGATCGCCTATTGGTTCTTTCTGATATTTATTCAACTCTTCCGATGGATACCATTTCCAGTGTTATACATCATCTCCGATGGATTGAGGTGGATCCTCCAACACGTCGTTAAATATAGATTATCGGTCATACATAAAAACCTAAATGCCAGCTTTCCAAATGTCTCAGCTGACATTAAAAAACAATGGATCAAAGGTATTTATTTGAATCTAACTGACATTATGCTTGAGTCCATCAAAGGATTAAGTATGACTAAAGATGAGATATTAAAGCGAAGTTTATTTCTCAATACTGATTTTGTAAAAACGCTTTTAGCTTCAAAACAATCCGTCATTGCGACTGCAGGGCATTACGGTAATTGGGAATGGGGCATATTTGGATTCGGGTATAATTTTCCAAATCAAAGTATTGGCATTTATAAGAAAGTCAATAATGTCAGAATCAATGATTATTTGAATAAACTCCGATCCAAAGGTTCTATAATGTTAATTCCTACTTCTGAGACCCGGCTAATCAAAGAAGAAATCCCTAAGGGAAAACTCATTATTATGATGTCCGATCAAAATCCTTCCAATATCAAAGATGCGATATGGGTACATTTTTTGAATCAGGATACTGCTTGTGTTCATGGCATGGAAAAATATGCGCTCAATCATCAATTACCCATCGTATTTGTAGATATCCAGCGGGTCAAAAGAGGTTACTACGAACTTACTTTTAGTCCACTGATTGAGGATCCTAGTCAACATAAACCTGGCGAAATAACCCAAATCTATATGTCTAGATTGGAGACGATCATCAGAACCAATCCACCAGATTGGCTTTGGACGCATAAGCGATGGAAGCATCAAATAAAGGAGTCTATATTACAGGTTTAA
- a CDS encoding OmpA family protein, translated as MRKVYILFTLSMWVLNLAQSQQTDGVITIINGSFEGAPKCCKPPEGWIDCGFKEETPTDIQPVLPPLEPLFGVTKKAYDGNTYLGMVVRQNETYERINQKLTKPLLAGKCYSFSIYMTRSLEYLSAITKGNPQLQAFTTPAILQIWGGEAYCHQKQLLDQSEIVENTEWKRFDFEFMPKSNITYLELEAYYKVPNPFPYNGNILLDNASHITIMPCPTEKAKYDAYLKKRDQQFEEKERKRLTQNTTSPNELKTPPKKQTVITATPTPNKSNKILKELDHNKVKVGQTIKIEKLFFAADSATINSSSFAVLDEVYDFLKSNPKITIEIGGHTNNIPTNNYCDKLSTNRAKAVRDYILSKGISEDRVTFKGYGKRMPISSNATKDGRALNQRVEIKIISV; from the coding sequence ATGCGCAAAGTTTATATTCTTTTCACCTTATCAATGTGGGTTTTGAACCTCGCTCAAAGTCAACAAACTGATGGCGTGATCACTATTATTAATGGGTCTTTTGAGGGAGCACCAAAATGCTGCAAACCCCCTGAAGGTTGGATAGATTGTGGTTTTAAAGAAGAAACACCTACGGATATTCAACCCGTCTTGCCTCCATTGGAACCTTTATTTGGCGTCACAAAAAAAGCGTATGACGGCAATACCTATTTAGGCATGGTGGTTAGACAGAATGAAACCTATGAACGAATTAATCAAAAATTAACCAAGCCGCTATTAGCAGGTAAATGTTATTCCTTTTCCATTTATATGACACGCTCATTGGAATATTTAAGTGCTATTACAAAAGGTAATCCCCAATTACAAGCATTCACAACTCCTGCCATATTGCAAATTTGGGGTGGGGAAGCATATTGCCATCAAAAACAATTATTAGATCAATCTGAAATTGTTGAAAATACTGAATGGAAGCGATTTGATTTTGAATTTATGCCTAAATCAAATATTACGTATCTTGAATTAGAAGCCTATTATAAAGTACCTAATCCATTTCCATATAATGGCAATATTCTATTGGATAATGCTTCTCACATTACAATTATGCCTTGTCCAACCGAGAAAGCTAAATACGATGCCTACCTAAAAAAACGTGACCAACAATTTGAAGAGAAGGAACGCAAACGTCTAACTCAAAATACAACATCACCCAATGAGTTAAAAACACCACCTAAAAAACAAACGGTAATCACCGCTACACCTACTCCAAATAAATCCAATAAAATATTAAAAGAACTGGATCACAACAAAGTAAAAGTAGGACAAACCATAAAAATTGAAAAACTATTTTTTGCGGCTGACAGTGCAACTATTAATAGCAGTTCGTTTGCTGTTCTGGATGAAGTTTATGATTTTTTGAAGTCTAATCCAAAAATTACAATAGAAATTGGTGGCCACACCAATAATATTCCTACGAATAACTATTGCGACAAACTTTCTACGAATAGAGCTAAAGCCGTCAGGGACTATATCCTGAGTAAAGGTATTTCTGAAGATCGGGTTACTTTTAAAGGTTATGGAAAACGAATGCCCATATCGTCCAACGCCACAAAAGATGGACGCGCATTAAATCAGCGTGTAGAGATAAAAATCATTAGTGTTTAA
- a CDS encoding N(4)-(beta-N-acetylglucosaminyl)-L-asparaginase, translating into MKTRRNFILNTGLTTFGLAVSNQLKSMAALLEHSNKYNGATVIATWNNHKAALAAWQILEAHGLAIDAVEAGARVPEADPLDTSVGYGGYPDRDGNVTLDASIMDHMGNAGGVMFLEGIMHPISVARRVMEKTPHVFLVGAGAKGFALAEGFKEENLLTPVAEKAWKEWLKKSEYQPKINVERHDTIGILAQDHNRDLSGACTTSGLAFKMKGRVGDSPIIGAGLYVDNQVGAATATGLGEAVIKKVGSFSIVEMMRNGKGPQKACENAIKRLLDLKGYKDLQVGYIAINKQGEIGGYSLQPGFQYIVARQGKLELIDSNSYFKP; encoded by the coding sequence ATGAAAACCAGACGAAATTTTATACTTAATACCGGTTTAACAACTTTTGGACTTGCAGTTTCAAATCAGTTAAAAAGCATGGCTGCGCTTTTAGAACATTCTAATAAATATAATGGAGCTACTGTAATCGCCACTTGGAATAATCATAAAGCCGCTTTGGCAGCTTGGCAAATATTGGAAGCTCATGGATTAGCCATAGATGCAGTAGAGGCAGGAGCAAGAGTTCCGGAAGCTGATCCTCTAGATACATCGGTTGGTTATGGTGGTTATCCGGACCGTGATGGAAATGTGACCTTAGATGCTTCTATAATGGATCATATGGGAAATGCCGGGGGTGTTATGTTTTTAGAAGGTATTATGCATCCCATTTCCGTAGCAAGAAGGGTTATGGAAAAGACCCCTCATGTATTTTTAGTAGGTGCAGGAGCCAAGGGTTTTGCATTAGCTGAAGGCTTTAAAGAGGAGAATCTATTAACACCAGTGGCCGAAAAAGCTTGGAAGGAGTGGTTGAAGAAATCTGAGTACCAACCCAAAATCAATGTAGAGCGCCATGATACGATTGGTATTTTAGCCCAGGATCATAATAGAGATCTAAGTGGAGCTTGTACGACCTCTGGGTTGGCATTTAAGATGAAAGGGCGCGTGGGAGATTCGCCTATAATTGGTGCTGGCCTATATGTGGATAATCAAGTTGGAGCTGCAACGGCTACAGGTTTGGGTGAAGCGGTAATCAAAAAAGTAGGCTCCTTTTCTATAGTTGAAATGATGAGAAATGGCAAAGGGCCGCAAAAAGCATGTGAAAATGCTATTAAAAGGCTGTTAGATCTGAAGGGTTATAAAGATCTTCAGGTTGGGTATATCGCTATTAACAAACAGGGAGAAATAGGTGGATATAGCCTACAACCGGGATTTCAATATATCGTAGCCAGACAGGGAAAATTAGAGCTTATAGACTCAAATTCTTACTTCAAACCTTAA